The sequence gagatgtcaccgttcgagactctgtatgacaggaaatgcaggactcctctattttggaccagattagaggaagacagttctttggacctgaacttattcaagaggtagaattcgagagaatttgagggtagctcaaaccaggcaaaagagctatgcagaTAGTAGAAGGataccactggagtttgaggaaggtgatcaagtgtacctcaaggtatcaccactttgtggaatgaggagattcaagattaagggcaaattgttctctcgctatattggactattctgagtttttaggcaagttggagagatggcctattaactcgagctacctgataatctatctgatgtgcataatgtatttcatgtgtctcaacttaagaagtgtctccgtgtccctgaggaacaattaccaatggaggaccttagtgttcaagaggatctaACATatactgagtaccccatcaagattttggatactttgactcgagtcacgaggaataaggttataaagatgtgcaaagtgcaatggagccaccacggagaagatgaagcaacttgggaaagagaagaagagcttcgcatagattttcctcatcctttccctagtccttcctaaatctcgaggacgagattcttgttaagggggtaggatttgtaatacccaatttgtaagagaaTACTGAAGGAGAAATTATTTCTTTTATCTTTATGTGTGTTGTCTCCATTCACCATCCCATGTGAACACATcatttaaacaaataaataaataacaaaagacaccaaaaaataatacatgcatcatgctggaatctTATTTTATGTGCATTtggtgacaacataaaataatttgaaaagaaatatattaattcccaaatggggatttaaatcctaaaggaaattctaggattgagaaaaagagaagaaaacattATACAAATgggataaaataaaaatataaatgaattaaAAATTTAGTTCATATTATTAAAGGCAGTTAACCTAGGTATGAACCTCACAACAAGTATGAATTCAAAATTGAAAGTTaaaaaaaagaaaatagaaatagaaaagaaaaggaaaagattaAACCTATCAGTTCATTGGGCCAAATCTGCACACCTTGGCCCATTTTCGCCGTCGCTCAGCCCAAACCCGCTGTATCTATGCCATGCGGGACCCATGCGCCAGCTCCTCCTGCGCTCGCTCCTCACACGCCCACTGATTTGCGGGCCCGGGATGTCGGCACCTCTGCGACTCAGCGTGCGCGTGCTGTGGCTTTCGCTGACATGCGGGCCCCGGTCGCAGCTTTCCCCCACCTTCCTATCCGCGCGCTACCGTCTTCCACCTCCGCGCAACAGAACGCCCGATACTCCCGCGCCCACGGACTCCCCTCGACCGGCTACAAATGCGGGCCGAACCCCCCTATACCTCCTCTTCCCTAGCCATCCGCGGGTCGCGATCAACCAGGGGCGCGAGTTAAACTAGTGGCGCCGCCATTTCCGTAGTGAGAacagggagagagagaaagaaccgAGCTGTGCCATCGCCGGTGGGCTCGTCGTGGTCGCTGCCCCAGTGTCGTGCCGTGAAGCTCCACCCGTGCGTGGAGAATTATTGTGGCCTCGTCACGATTGAACCGGCGCCCGGGGCTCAGGATTTCTTCACCGGAGACTGTGAACCCACTGTCCTCCATGGCCAGCCTCCCTGCAGACTCCTTCTCTGGTGAGTCCTCATCCCCCATGTTCGCTACTGTCTCATCTACGCGTAGCTCGGTTTAATCGACGTTTTGGGCACTGTGGTGGTCGGTCGCCTTTGCGCCGATGGTGTGGTTCCGCCGCCGTGGAACTCGCCCACGCTACCGCTCGGGATTCCTCAAGTGGGTCTGGGAGCTTCGATTAGAGGCGTGGATGGCACACGGTGCTCCGCTTGATGGGATTGCCGATCGGGGAACCCACGATTTTACGCCGGAGTTGGTGCTCCGCCGTGGGTTCCGCTCGCACCATGGGCGGGCTCCTCTGCAACCGATTGCAGGTGATCAACCTATCCATGTTATTCGTGGCATTCTTCTCTGCATGTCGCTCCTTTGAATCGGGGAGTCGGGTTTGTGTCGTGACACATGCTCTACCATGGTGTCCGTCGTGCTGGGATCCCTGGCCGCCATGTTCAATCCGTGGTGtccagggaagaagaaaggattgGGGGAAAACCGTGTGTGCCGTGGGATGTGGGGTGTACGGCGGCGATCAGATCCCTGGCATACCCGCTGGGAGGATTGATCTGAGCCATTGATTGTGAATCCAACGGATAGAGTTAGATCTGGATCCATTAAAATCTGACCGTTGGGTTCGGATCCGATGGACAATAGGTCGTAGCGGTTCGTTACGAAgttgatctaatctgggccgcgcATGTTAGATCTGACGGTCTGGATTCCCGGATACCCCTTCGTTGGCttatttgttaaagagcccctgcgtttaccagaaatcaacccgccatccagagaACACTGTGCTCTGTGTCTTAGAAAATTTACACCGAGAACCCTGCGCTTCCTGGTAATTGAGGCCCGATTCAGAACTATTTTAAatcaattaaatgaattagaaatgggatttttaatatgaaaataaacactagaacttgtataaatcatagaaaatccatttttagtccaaattgaaccattccaatttctaaaattttgtaataatattctctatcatttagtatcactgTTTTGACGTAAACTCAATtataaaattaatttatcatttaatcctatttcaagtacattaaatcttaggaaatccataacttgaattctataactccaaatttaatgattccagttcctatgatttcattttaatgtgtagatttttactatatattttatttacatgtttggtgtgatgttgattttggctatactatgtatgtattgtgttgatgcgaatagacgagcacgCCACTGTGagatctgaggttcaacaagtagagatagctgagcaggagctcattgaaggcaagttgtgcccttgatcacttactttttcccagccatgttcttattaattataatgatctgcataggataattttgatgggacccaataggttaccctagttttggctatctttataccttgttcaccactgaaatatttctttgggtagtacctgctattgctttatgtggatttgggtatgaagatactttattcatgattactcttttattctcttttattattactgttcatgttaagatcattatgttaatgggaacatggagcgaccacccgggaaaacagtgctaccacaagggtataatggaacgcccttggctgattaactaggaaagctagtggaggtcttccttacccgaaaggggcaagggcagtaggggagtggtcagtgtagggaggtccttgggttgattttgctgcgatggcggtcaggcaagaaccctgcattggagcttcctataaactgtagcgggatttctgaagctagtggaactttgtaaaggcctcgtagtgttaccctgcctcgcctcctcggtagaggtgtatgggattggccatctcttggcagatgggtaacatgacttgtgggtaaagatgcgcaacctctgcagagtgtaaaactagtatactagccgtgctcacggtcatgagcggctcggaccctcacatgattaaatatggaacttaaatttaatttgacatttgcatcgcatttgggattattttactattactttctttattattattaaggtttggtatttacttacacttagtaattgctaataaaattttgaccaacttataaaagcaatgctcagcttcagcctttatttcattgatcagccttacactacatgaactcccacctttggtgactttatgccacattattccccacaacttgttgagcgatgaacgtatgtgagctcactcttgctgtctcacacccccccacaggagaagaacaggtggtcgaagaggagccgcctaactctgaggcattcgacttgatctaggtggcgtctcccagtcaactttctggcgccaaggatagattttagatcctgcgatatttatctcttatattgtaagacttccgctatgtaataaagtactctgattatattgtgacatttatctctatacactctgttattatatatgttgtcttctttggcgcatgtatgagatgcacccggctttgttccttaaaaccgggtgtgacagggacTTAGGCCTAGGGCTCGTATACCATGAGTGGGAGGAAGACCAATTCTATCTGTGTTGTACCCTGTCAACCGGTGTAGTTAATGAGGCATACGCGAAGCTAATAGTGTGATCAGTCAGACGGATTCACCCGATCCACTTGAGTGGGTTCTGACCGATTCGTCTGACCCCTTCCGCCCTCcttcgtctcgcccgacccctgtCTCGACGCGGGAGGTCACCTAGTGGCGTGGTGGATTAACTTGTGACAGACGGACTCGTTTCTATCCTTCCATTGACTCGTGGCCCCCGGGGGCCAGGGGATCTGAACCCCGACATTATATAGACCTTGTTTAAATGAGAAAGTTATTCAAACATATTTCAAACCTTTACAATAATACTAGTCGATAGTCGCCTAGACGGGTGAATAGAAGAAACTAGAAATTTAACACTTAAAACAAATCTTGATCCCAATTAATTTGTTAGAGCAAGATATATGTTCATGAGAGTAGGGAGATGAGTTCTTATTGCAATTTTTTGCTCTTATCAATGTGTGGAATAAAATTTAGAGCAACACAACACAAGTGATTTGAATGAAGATTAATGCTAGAGAACATAGGGAGGAACGAAGAAAACAAATTGCAAACAATCAAACACAAAGACACGACGATATGTTTATCGAAATTCGGTTTCCAAATAAAACATATGTTTTTGTTGAGGTGTTCTAAAGGATCGGGTTTATTTCAACCCTTTCAAgtgattccaaagatcaaacgCGAGTCCTTTCTCTTTTCTCAACTCAATGGAAAGACTGAAGTCTCTATAAAGCGCTCCACAAGCTTGGGGTTGGGTGTTCTTGCTAGCCTTTAAAACCCACAGTGGGTGGCTTGCACCAAAGTCAAAGATCACAAGAGAACACTTCAACTCAGATCACTCAAGTGCACTATAGCTCAATATCTCACAAAGCAATGGCTAAGAATAACTCTCTACTCGATTTTGTGGTACTTGGCATGCTTTGATCACTTGGGGATATCCGCATATCCAGGAAACATCCATCAAACTAAACTATAACGGGTAAAACCCATTTTGATTTTGGATTATCCAAATCCACTTCCAGGTCTAGGGTCTGGGGCCTGGGGGCGCCGCCCGGCACAGAAAGAAACAAAGCAGAGAAAGGAGCAAGCTTTTATCCTCTCCAGCTACTGCTACTTTTAAACCGCGTGCATCTAGACTAGAGAGCTTAATAAACCCCAAAAGACACCATCATCACCATGAGCCCCAGCAGCAGCGGCACTACTACACAGTCGGCTTCAGCCGAAGTGGCGGCTCCGACCACCTGAAAACCACAAAATTATCATCAAGAAACATGTTAGACAGAGAGTGGCAGAGTTAAAACGGAACGTGCACAAGAACTGGCACATGAGGTGATTGTTTTTTTGTTTCCCTTCTTATTCTTTCTTCTCCAATGCTACAACTTTGAAAAGTTGCTGTTGTGAAAAAAAGAAGTTGCTAAAATGGAGAAGGGAAAAAGTAATAAAGGCAGCATATAATGCATGTAAAACAGTGATGCATGCATGATGATGATGGAACCATGCAAATGCAACGGGCCGCGGCGTGAGACCGCACTGCGCTACGTACGGTACAGGGTACACAGCTACCGACCTGGCGCTTTTCTCCGGGCGCGGGCAAGGGCAGGACGGTGGCCGTGTCCGTGACGCCGCGCGGGACCGGCACGGCGGGGCTGCTCTTGATGAAGGCCGTGCCGCCGCCGCTCCCGGAGTCGGGCGCCGGCGCCCCGGCGGCGGGGCCAGCCGCAGTGGGCGCGGGAGCCTCGTGCGCGGCCGCGGCCGGCGGGTGCGCGGCGCGCCGGACCTCCCCCCTGCCCCGGCGCCACCGCTCCGTCGGCAGCTTGGGCCGCatgtcgtcgccgccgccgccgtggaccggcggcggcgcggcgagcgGGGACAGCTGGCCGGACAGTTCCGGCGACGGGTCCGCCGGCACGATGACGGCCAGCGGGACCTTCTTGTCCTCGTAGCCGCCGCCGACGCCGCGCAGCTGGAACGCATCGTTGGCGGTGGCGCGCTGGACAGGTTAGTGCACTGTAGTGGAGCGTAGCTGCAAGTGAAGTGAAGTGCAGTGCATGGCTACGTACCTTGAAGGCATGCGACGTGTGCAGGAGCTGGAAGCAGAGCAGCAGCGCGAGGAAGGTGCATGCGCTGGAGCACCGCGCGCGCGCGGCGGTGCAGAGCGGCGGCGTCGCAGCACCCATGCCGTTTCTTCTTCCCTCCTCAGTCGGCTCGGCTGCAATTGCGAGTGGTGAAGCTAGTGGAGCGGTAGTAGCCAAGCCTTTGAGAGCGTTGTTGAAGAAGGAAGAGGAACACGATGGCGTGGGGAGCAGCCAAGCCGAGCAGTGCAGTGCAATGGACACTGGGTGCGGGTGCAGGCGCAGGTGCAGGTGCAGACTGCAGAGGGAGGGTGGAGGGCAGGGCAGCTAAAAAGCCAAAGCCTAAAGCCCAACGGGGCACCACCAGCACCCTCCACGCCAGAGCACAAGAGGTCAAGAGCTAGGTGAGCACAAAGCAAAGCCtgcacaacaacaacaacaaagccgcgCAGGAGCTAGCAGGCTTTGTTCGCCACTTTTCGGCCACCATGATGATGGTGGAAAGGGTTATGTTAATCCACGCTGATCTTCGTGCTGATTTGCGTCTAACCTCCACGGACAGAGAGAGAAGGCAGCGGGACCGCGTGCGCAGTggcagtgcagtgcagtgcagccTGGGGTTTCCGGTCATCGGCCACGGCTTCGGAGCGGAGGCCTTCAAATTTTAAC is a genomic window of Zea mays cultivar B73 chromosome 5, Zm-B73-REFERENCE-NAM-5.0, whole genome shotgun sequence containing:
- the LOC103627265 gene encoding uncharacterized protein, giving the protein MGAATPPLCTAARARCSSACTFLALLLCFQLLHTSHAFKLRGVGGGYEDKKVPLAVIVPADPSPELSGQLSPLAAPPPVHGGGGDDMRPKLPTERWRRGRGEVRRAAHPPAAAAHEAPAPTAAGPAAGAPAPDSGSGGGTAFIKSSPAVPVPRGVTDTATVLPLPAPGEKRQVVGAATSAEADCVVVPLLLGLMVMMVSFGVY